The following DNA comes from Halobacillus litoralis.
TGGACACCATGGGTACGCCCCATCATGACTGTGTGCTTATGTTCCTGAGCTTTTCGGCCAAGGATTTCAATGAAATTCACCAAGTCTTTACGGATGATTTCATTTGCCTGCTTTAATTGATAAGACAGGGCCGTATCTACGACATCTGTAGAGGTCAGCCCGTAATGGACCCATTTCCGCTCTTCGCCTACTGTTTCTGATACTGCCCGAGTAAAAGCTACAACATCATGCCTTGTTTCTGCTTCGATTTCGTGGATACGCTCTACATCAAAAGATGCTTTTTCGCGAAGCTTAGTGACATCTTCTCTTGGGATGACACCTAATTCACTCCATGCTTCACATGCTAAAAGTTCAACCTCAAGCCATGCTTGATAACGGTTCTCTTCTGTCCAAATAGCACCCATTTCAGGCCTTGTATAACGTTCAATCATCGTCTTCCTCCTCGTCGGTTCCTACCATAAATGAATTTGATTTTCTTCGATTTTTTCTTCAATCTCTGCTAAGTCGTTCCCGATAAACGTAATGTGCCCCATCTTACGGTACATTCGAGACTTGCCTTTTCCGTAATCATGAAAATGAAAACCGTAATACTGCTCTATTTTGTCGATCAAAATTTCGCGATGTTTACCAAGCACGTTCACCATGACTGCCGCTCCTACAGTATGAACAGGGAGAAGTGAAAGTCCGCAGATGGCACGGATATGCTGTTCGAACTGCGATATATTACACGCTTCAATTGTATAATGCCCAGAGTTATGTGGTCTCGGTGCCATTTCATTAATGTAGACCTCTTCATCTTTGACGAACATTTCTACTGCAAACGTCCCGATTACCCCGATATGTTCAGCAAGCATATCGACTGCCTTTTCAGCTTTTGCGACCACGCTTTCAGAAACATTTGCCGGTACCCTCGTCTCATGCAAAATGTGATTTTTATGAATATTTTCTGCTGTTGGGAAGGCGGTGATTTGTCCGTCCTGTCCTCTCGTGAATACTTGAGATATTTCCAAATCGAAGCTCAACCATTCTTCCACGATATAAGTGCCGCCTTCTTTGATGAACGCCCGGGCTTCATCAAGCTGCTCCTGTTGTTCTATCTTCAACTGCCCTTTCCCATCATAACCGCCACTGATCGTCTTAATTACTGCCGGAAACTCTATTGTTTCAAGTGCATCCGTCAATTGATCGTAAGTTTGAACAATACGATAAACTGGCACGGACAGCCCAGCATCGACAGCTACTTGTTTTTCTTTCTCACGATTTTGCGTCACCTCAAGTGCATAAGCTCCTTGAGGCAGCTTCGCTTCAGTTTCAAACAATCGAGCAACAGAAAGGTCGACATTTTCAAACTCGTAAGTAATAACGTCACTAACATCACTTAATCGCTGAGCCGCATCGACATCATCATAAGCTGCGACAATCTGTTCATCAGCAAGAGGAGCGCATGGACAATCTTCAGATGGATCCAGAACTGCGATCCGATACCCCATCTGCCTTGCAGCAACAGCCATCATTTTTCCTAACTGACCGCCTCCGAGGATGCCGATCGTCTGTCCTGGCCGAATGACTTTATAATCCACGCAAATCCCTCCTCATCCCTTCTACTTTATCCACCATCGTCTTTCGATAATCTGTCAATCTACCAGCTACATTTTCATCAAACGCACCGATCATTTCGGCTGCTAACAAACCAGCGTTCTTTGCTCCAGACCGACCGATTGCTACCGTAGCAACAGGGACACCCCCTGGCATTTGAACAATCGAGAGTAATGAATCAAGTCCTTGCAGCGCCTTCGATTCTACAGGAACGCCGATCACCGGTAAGGTTGTTTTCGAAGCGACCATTCCTGGCAGGTGAGCTGCCCCACCTGCTCCGGCAATGATGACTTTCACCCCTCTCTCCCGTGCCTCAGCCGCATATGTGAACATATCCTCAGGAGTACGGTGAGCGGATATAACCTCTTTTTCATAATCGATGGAGAGCTCATCCAATACTGCACATGCTTCCTGCATCGTCTCCCAATCTGAAATACTCCCCATGATTACGCCAACTTCAGCCATGCAATCCCTCCCAATCTTCTTTCAAACATAAAAAAACCTGCTCGACACCTCAAGCATGAGAGGAGTCGAACAGGCATACGTATGTCCGGTAATAGAAAGCTCCCCTCATAGTCCGGAAATTTACGGTTCCCAGGTAGAGACGTACGGGCCATATCCCCGTCTTATATGAGGTCGTCTATTCAATTCTGCTTTTATCATATCAAGAGAAACTTGTGGATGTCAACGTCAATAACGAACGATAATAAAAATGAAAATAAAAAATGTTCGGTTTTATTGCTTAACTGCATGAAATACGATCGTTTTCCCTACAGGCTCCATCACTTTTTCCCCATTCCGTGTTTCTTCCCGGAAAATCGGCTCTTCAGCACGACGAATCGGCATGTAGCCTTCTTTCTTCATCCGATCAAGGCATTGATCGATTGATTCTTTTTCACCGACTTCAAAGCGCTTCTTGCTGTTCTTGCTGTTCTTTTTGGGCATCGCGAATCTTTCCTCTCTTCACAGATTTCGCCCAGAATCCCCCGTGGATCTGTTTCGGTTCGTAAGCTACGATGAACGCTTTCGGATCGATGTGGCGAATGGTTTCATACAAAGCTAGTTCATACTTCCTCGGTGTCAAAATTTGCATCGCCAAACGGTCGCCCTCCATCCCATAAGCATACCAGCTCGTCACACCATATCCTTTTTCCCGCAGCCGGCGGGTGAATTCGATATCTGGGTCTGAAGATATCACGTTAACTGTAATATACCCGAGTGCGAGCTTCTCTTCAATCTTCATCCCCACGATCACGCCGAGTCCGTACCCGACCGCGTACGCAATGACATTCTCGATTTGATCCAAACGGTCCAGCACTAGTCCGAGACCGTAAATGTAGGTGACGATCTCAAACATACTGATGAAAGCTGCAAAATAACGCTGCCCTTTCAATGTAAAAATCATCCGCAAAGTAAAAAATGAGACATAAACGATGTTGACGGCTAAAATAATCACAATAAGCATTAATGGGTTCTCAAACATGGATGTAGCCTCCTAAAAGAGATGCAAATATAGACCCGAGACATTCACCTAGTCGATATTCTTGCATACACTATAAACCATGAGAAGAGACATACACAATATGTTTTCATCGCAATTAGTGACAATTTATGGAGGTTGATGAAATGGACCAGTTCAAAGATTGGAAAACAAATCTCGACCGCTTCTTCGGCCAGGAATTTTGGGGGGACTTCGAAGGGATGATGAAACCGTCCATCCCTGCCGTCAACCTTTATCAGTATGACAACGAACTTCTTTGCTTTGTCAACATCCCAGGCATGAATCATCCTAAGAACGTCGATGTGCTCGTCGACCATTCCACCTTGACCCTGCGCGGGAAAATTGAAATCAATCAACGTGGCGGTCACCAGATAAAATCAGAAATTGCTGATGGAACTTTTGAACGCAGTATTGACCTCCCTTTCCCGGTCATACACGATAAAGTGGAAGCGACCTATAAGCACGGCCTTCTCATTATTCAATTGCATCGTTACATTTCAGATTCGACCCGCCAACGCCCCATTACGATCCGTCATCTGGAAGATGAATAAAACCGGCAGCCACTTAACGACTGCCGGCTTTGTTTTGTTAAAGGTTTGCCGATTCGAACGAGATAGAACGTAACGGCAAGTTCCCCTTGCTATCTCTCTATCTTGTGTGTCACAGGAATCCCCGTTGGAACCGACCGATTCCTATGCCAAAAATATGAAATACAAAATGAAGATGATAAATAGTACATACATGATCGGATGGATTTCTGCTTTTCGCCCTTTCAAAAGCATTGTAATCGGATAGAAAATAAACCCGATGGCAATACCTGTGGCAATGCTGTATGTGAGCGGCATCGCGGCCACTGTGAAAAACGCAGGGACACCGATTTCAAACTGGTCCCAGTCGATATTCTTCAAAGTCGAGGCCATCAAGACACCGACAATGATCAACGCAGGAGCGGTAACTTCCGCTGTTACTACAGACAACAAAGGCGAGAAAAAGAGCGCCAATATGAAGAATCCAGCTGTAACCACCGATGCAAAACCAGTTCGACCACCTGCTCCTACACCAGCTGTCGATTCAATGTAACTCGTCGTCGTTGAAGTCCCGGCAATTGCACCGACAACCGTTGCCGCAGAGTCCGAGAACAAAGCACGGTTCGCACGTGGCAGTTTGTTGTCTTTCATGAATCCCGCTTGTGTTGCAACCGCTACAAGGGTCCCTGCCGTATCGAAGAAGTCGACGAATAAAAATGTCAGAATAACAACCAGCATTTCAATCGTGAAAATATCACCAAAATGAGTAAGGGCTGCTCCAAATGTCGGAGCAACGCTTGGCGCAGAACCGACTACATCATTGAGGCCCATAGGCGGGGCTATCAACCCTGTCACCATTCCAGCAATCGCCGTCAATACCATGCCATAGAAAATACCGCCTCTCAACCCTAGCGCCATCAAGACGATACTGACAATGATTCCAAAAATCGCAAGCAATGTTGGTCCAGCTGTCAAGTCACCCAATTGCACGAGTGTTGCATCACTGTTTTGAACGATGCCTGCATTTTGGAAGCCGATGAAGGCGATGAACAAACCGATTCCGGCTCCCACCGCCAGTTTCAAGTTCCCCGGGATGGCATCGATGATCAGTTGGCGCAAGCCTGTTAAAGTTAATACGATAAAAATAAGTCCAGATGCCAAAACACCAGCGAGCGCCGTTTCCCATGGAATACCATACCCCAAAATAACCGTGTAAGCGAAGAATGCGTTCAGCCCCATACCAGGTGCCAAAGCGATCGGGTACTTCGCATACAAGCCCATTATCAACGTACCCACCGCCGCAGCGATGGCTGTTGCAGTGAACACTGCCCCTTTATCGATCCTTGTAACACCTTCAGGAAGCTGCTCAATTCCATCAAGCGCCAAAGTAGACGGGTTGACGAACAGAATATACGCCATAGCTAAAAACGTAGTTAAACCAGCCATGAACTCTCTTCGATAAGTTGTCCCGAATTCCTTGAATTTAAAATATTTACTCATGCTGTTTCCTCCCCTTTTACCTCTCTCTATTAAATGCCGACTTACTTTTTGTCCCAGGTACTTTTTCTTTTTTGTTTACCTGTTGTCCACAAAAAAAGACACTCCTGGATAACCCCAAGAGTGTCTACATCTATACGAAGGAAACGGGCGAGGAAGTTACTGAAAAAAGCACTACCCTTCGCCTATTCACCAACGTAGTCAGACTGATTTACGGAAGTCTGGTAGAAACTCATGGGCCATATCCCCAAAATTATACGACGGTGTTACCTATTCAATTTCTCTTAATTGATTTCATCTTACAAGGTTCGACAGCAACCGTCAACCCTGAAACCGAACATTAATTAACGAGGGAGTCTTTTCGTTCGCTTATTCCCACTCGATCGTT
Coding sequences within:
- the purK gene encoding 5-(carboxyamino)imidazole ribonucleotide synthase; translation: MDYKVIRPGQTIGILGGGQLGKMMAVAARQMGYRIAVLDPSEDCPCAPLADEQIVAAYDDVDAAQRLSDVSDVITYEFENVDLSVARLFETEAKLPQGAYALEVTQNREKEKQVAVDAGLSVPVYRIVQTYDQLTDALETIEFPAVIKTISGGYDGKGQLKIEQQEQLDEARAFIKEGGTYIVEEWLSFDLEISQVFTRGQDGQITAFPTAENIHKNHILHETRVPANVSESVVAKAEKAVDMLAEHIGVIGTFAVEMFVKDEEVYINEMAPRPHNSGHYTIEACNISQFEQHIRAICGLSLLPVHTVGAAVMVNVLGKHREILIDKIEQYYGFHFHDYGKGKSRMYRKMGHITFIGNDLAEIEEKIEENQIHLW
- the purE gene encoding 5-(carboxyamino)imidazole ribonucleotide mutase, which gives rise to MAEVGVIMGSISDWETMQEACAVLDELSIDYEKEVISAHRTPEDMFTYAAEARERGVKVIIAGAGGAAHLPGMVASKTTLPVIGVPVESKALQGLDSLLSIVQMPGGVPVATVAIGRSGAKNAGLLAAEMIGAFDENVAGRLTDYRKTMVDKVEGMRRDLRGL
- a CDS encoding NETI motif-containing protein gives rise to the protein MPKKNSKNSKKRFEVGEKESIDQCLDRMKKEGYMPIRRAEEPIFREETRNGEKVMEPVGKTIVFHAVKQ
- a CDS encoding DUF2179 domain-containing protein; protein product: MFENPLMLIVIILAVNIVYVSFFTLRMIFTLKGQRYFAAFISMFEIVTYIYGLGLVLDRLDQIENVIAYAVGYGLGVIVGMKIEEKLALGYITVNVISSDPDIEFTRRLREKGYGVTSWYAYGMEGDRLAMQILTPRKYELALYETIRHIDPKAFIVAYEPKQIHGGFWAKSVKRGKIRDAQKEQQEQQEAL
- a CDS encoding Hsp20/alpha crystallin family protein encodes the protein MDQFKDWKTNLDRFFGQEFWGDFEGMMKPSIPAVNLYQYDNELLCFVNIPGMNHPKNVDVLVDHSTLTLRGKIEINQRGGHQIKSEIADGTFERSIDLPFPVIHDKVEATYKHGLLIIQLHRYISDSTRQRPITIRHLEDE
- a CDS encoding NCS2 family permease, whose product is MSKYFKFKEFGTTYRREFMAGLTTFLAMAYILFVNPSTLALDGIEQLPEGVTRIDKGAVFTATAIAAAVGTLIMGLYAKYPIALAPGMGLNAFFAYTVILGYGIPWETALAGVLASGLIFIVLTLTGLRQLIIDAIPGNLKLAVGAGIGLFIAFIGFQNAGIVQNSDATLVQLGDLTAGPTLLAIFGIIVSIVLMALGLRGGIFYGMVLTAIAGMVTGLIAPPMGLNDVVGSAPSVAPTFGAALTHFGDIFTIEMLVVILTFLFVDFFDTAGTLVAVATQAGFMKDNKLPRANRALFSDSAATVVGAIAGTSTTTSYIESTAGVGAGGRTGFASVVTAGFFILALFFSPLLSVVTAEVTAPALIIVGVLMASTLKNIDWDQFEIGVPAFFTVAAMPLTYSIATGIAIGFIFYPITMLLKGRKAEIHPIMYVLFIIFILYFIFLA